atctgGTGGTGgagcgtatataacgccgtaaccttttcccatatcccatatacatattgTCAAGactcaaaccgatgggccacgatgggcacccggtaccttactcaaccgagtatcaacataacgtatcttttcgtgtCATACTCTCATAGATAATTGAGCCGGAGAGGCAGacatgagataagtagaatacaacatgaaataccaacttatacataagacatacggcttgtaagaccaaaataaccactcgtacactgaacataggccgacaaggctaatacaatcttttacgtacataacatctatctacaagcctctaagaatacataattgtcataaagatcAGGATAGAGCCcctccataccaaacaatacacatctaaatcatactgaccaaacaagcaactccggagcaaatggagtgcaccaacatctttcactgagctgatcgcctacttggaggactctcgacctgtctatcgagacccgtgggcatgaaacgcagcgtccctaggcaaaaaggacgtcagtacaaataatgtaccgagtatgtaaggaatgaaaatcagtaaatagacataagagaaacatggagaaaagactcgacatgtacgtctgcataactttgtgaatcatttcatttttataatgtcatgcatatgcgtataaatgtcataccatgcataggtatatgcgctcataacatcatcaagcctctgagggcatcccatcatatcatttcggctactgtgggcaaatcatcaacgtataccagctgatcaggtggtggtgcgtatataatgccataaccttttcccatatcccctatacatataatatacatatatacacgtatataatgccatctggtcatggatcaatgtgcatgtataaatgcatgaaatgcataagaattgcATAAGAATtgcattaataagatttctcggaatatcataaaatcaacatgcctttcggataaactttatcaaatacgtatttttctaggacccatgaacagatgatagaataataagacacatgaggaatcaagaatatagacacccttaatatttctatgaatagagtcatttatgaaatttGCATaatttgctcatttcatttgtatcatttggaccacgccaaaaggaaagaaggaatagccttaacatacctgagtcgattctcttgacagtccctctaacacacgtcaattgcgacaacacgtaatggCTGATCGAAGTAGgagaaaatccatatgatattcttgagaaagattgcaccataCTTCCTTAGAATTCGTAAAAATCTTGTTgctataacattacgtagtctcgtatgatTTTTGTAGTAAAATTACATTTCTAATATCTAGtctttcatgaatgagtttgctGAAGCTTCATCTCTTAAATTAGTAGAGATGAGCAAATCATTTTGGTAAATTTAGAGAAGCCTCACGTTACCATTCAAATCATATGATATCTGTCTTTGAATTTGAGAAGCCTTGTACGATACTTGCTGATTTTTCTCCATTACCTTGTAGAGATGCAAAGTGAATTTAGAGAGGTCTTTATGTCTTtggatgtgggccccacttataTGGTGACTTGGCCAAAGAATGCCTAAATTATGCCACCTAATCTCAAGACTTACTTAGTCACAATAGGCTTGATTAAGCCTTCATgcttgctgccacgttgaggGGGGTGTCCCCCTTAAGCTTTATCCAAAAATTCCATTTACAaattaatctcccacttaaaaatccataattaaccaattatccccacaaataagaattatctcaaattacttaaaatactacttacttttaacacactttatacaccttactatcatggtcatgtagtatcttgtatggtactagtcaataaataccgggtattatagctcggactatattttatcccaaattgtcaaattttgatgaaactcattttctttgattcgcttaccctttcaccttcacgaatttactcatcactttttgaagtagcacaatacttataatcccaaaataatctcattcccgaacttacgtcgattaacttacgacgaaattttaacgtacaaaaatgcgggatgtagcATCGTCGTAATATAATACTACGGGGCGTAACACATATAAtgtacatatatacgcgtatataatgccatctggtcatgggtcaatgtacatatataaatgaatgcaatgcatgagaagtacgtcaataaaatctctttgaacgtcataagaccattatgcctctgattaatatcatgaaataaactttatcaacttacgtattttctgagatccatgaatagatgatagaataataagacacatgggaaatcaagaacataagtatctctagcatttctatgaatagagtcatttatggaagttgcgtattttgctcgtttcgtttgtatcatttggatcatgccaaaaagaaagaagggatagccttaacatacctgagccgattctcttgacaatccctctaacacatgtcttttgcgaaaacatgtaacggcggattgaagtagggaaaaatccgtgtgatattcttgagaaagattgcaccgtgctcccttagaattgcaaatcccgttgctattacgcagtataacTTCATATGAAATTCTTGAAGCAAATCACGTTGCTACTAAAAATATGATCTTTTACTGAAGCATTTTCATCTTCATTTTTAGTAAGTATGACCATCTTCATGACTTTGTATTAgcgggtgtgggccccacttgtgATGACTAAGCTATAAAAATTCCTCCAAATGTGCTACATTACCATATAACTTTATGAGTCACTAATTTGGCCAaatcttgctgccacgttggggggcTTTGTCCCCACCTACTAACTACCCACAATTCCCTAATTACATGGTTTATCTCccattaaaccaataattaaccaattacccacataattaagaattatctcaaattactcaaAATATTACTCAATTTTAATACATTTTATACACCTTAtaatcatggtcatgtggtaccttgtatggcactagtccataaatacggggtattatagcttggaccgtattttatccccaaattgccaaacttcgacgaaactcattttcttcgatttgcttaccctcttaccttaacgaatttacttatcacttgtttgaaatagcataatacatTATAATCCCAaagtaatctcattcccgaacttacgccgattaacttacgacggaattttaacgtacgaaaatgcgggatgtaacatttcatttccgagctttcGTCAAtctacttatggcgtactttcacgtatgaaaatatggggtgtaacagaaaggcagtgcttagccttatgcaatttcagaggcaatgcttagcctcgtgcaagaaaaggagacaatgcttagtctcatgcagagaaaggcagtgcttagccttatgcaatttcggaggcaatgcttagcctcatgcaaggaaaggagacaatgcttagtctcatgcagagaaaggcaatgcttagccttatgcaattcttgaggcaatgcttagcctcatgcaaggaaaggagacaatgcttagtctcatgcaggcagtgcttagccttatgcaattaaggaggcaatgcttagcctcattcaaggaaaagagacaatgcttagtctcatgcaggcagtgcttagccttatgcaattatggaggcgatacttagcctcatgcaaggaaaggcgatgcttagccttatgcgagaaAAGCAAAGGATAGCTGTGAGAGGGtgaagtatttcttagcttgatgtgttgCGTTTGGCAACCTTGTctttatgaagatagtgattttGCTGTGTGTATATATTTGCGAATAGTCCTGTTGTGTTCATTGtgcctgcattcaaagaaaaattatgagttttgtgggggaaaggttggttcgtgaTCTTGACTCCTTGCGTTGCCTTCACTCTTGTCTTGCAGTCCTGTTTGAGTTACCTTGGGTAGCATCCGGTTGttatagaaataaagttttcgaaaaatatgtATGCATTGGACAAATTATTTGCAAAAATATAATTGCTTGAAATGTATTATAGTATGTAAGATCAATACTCTTTGGTTATTCCATACACGACGAAGTCGACTGAACTTGCGATCTTGCCCCTAGTTTCTGACCAtgggaaaatgaagattttattaagatgtgaccgaacccacatggttgcctacgtatcccctcttaaatgggaattaggtcaagcgtagttcagttacatcaagtgaagaagtgcgaacaatcctaaacatagtatcttttgactgcgtctgagttgataggttttggccaaatctctccgtccatttgtgcaagtataagtgctcctcttGTCAGTACCTGATGAACCATATAGAGACCctgccaattgggtgaaaactTCCCCTTGGCTTCACCTTGATGTAGGAAGATTCGTTTTAGCACCAATTACCTCGGTGTAAATTGCCTCGgtctgacccttttgttgaaggCTCTTGCCATCCTGTTAtgatagagttgaccgtgacacaccgcattcattcttttaccatcaatgagaTCTAGTTGTTCGTAGCGGCTTTGTACCCATTCTTCATCGCTGAACTCAGtctcttgtataattcttaaagaagggacTTCTACCTCGGCAGGAATAACCGATTTAGTACCGTAAACCAATAGGTAGGGAGtttccccagttgatgtgcgaattGCGGTACGATACCCGAGTAGAGCAAATAGCAACTTCTTGTGCCATTGTTTGTAGTTATCTACCAttttccttagtatcttcttgatgtttttgttggcggcttctacagcTCCGTTCATTTGCagcctgtatgctgtggaattcttatgcttgatcttgaaattttcacacatggccttcattagatcactgttgagattggcggcattgtcggtgatgattgactctggACTCCGAACCGACAAACAATGCGATCCCGAACAAAATATGcgacgaccttcttagttacagctttgtaagatgcggcttcgacccattttgtgaaatagtctatggccactggaatgaacctatgcccatttgaagcagcgggttcgattggaccgatgacatccatggcccaagcggagaaaggccaaggtgcacttgttgcattgagttcattgggtggcactcgtatcatatcagcatgtatctggcattggtgacatttCTGAACATACTTGAtgtagtctgtttccatagtcatccagaaataccccgCTCTTAGTATTTTCTGGGCTAAGACGAagccattcatgtgcggtccgcaagttccggcatgtatttcctcgagcaatctggatgcttccttggcatcgacacaccatAGTAACCCCAAGTCAGGAgttcttctatacagaattcctccgctttgaaagaaCTGGTTGGCTAATCTTCGAAGCGTGCGCTTCTAAGTATGGGTAGAGTGCTCTGGATAttctccttttgccaaatattccttgatgtcgtggaaccacggatttccatcgctctcttcttcaacatgagcacaataagctggctgtttatgaattcctattgggacaggatcgatgaagttcttttctgggtgttgtatcatggaagatagagtggccaatgcatctgcgaactcattttgaATTCTTGGAACATGTATGAATTCTATCTTTTTGAACCTtttgatcagctcttgtacacagtacaaatatggcaatattttggtgttctttgtagcccattctcctaaaacCTGATGCACCAACAAATCAGAATCTCCAATTACCAATAGctcctgaacattcatgtcaatggccaacctgagtcccaagatgcaagcctcatattctgccatattgttggtgcatggaaacctgagttttgtaGATACCGGATAGTGGTGGTCGGTTTCTGATACCAAAACAGCTCtgatacctactcctttgaagtttgctgctctgTCGAAGAATATTatccaaccatcatatgcttcAGTGATATCTTCTCCCACGAACGATACctcctcatcgggaaaatacgttttcaatggttcgtattctccgtctacggttttctgccagatgatctaccaatgcttgtcctttgaccgccttctgagttacatagaccaTGTCAAACTTACTCAGCAATATTTTCCACattgctaacttacccgtaggcatgggcttctgaaagatatatttCAGTGGATCCATcctcgatatgagatatgtagtgtatgcacagaaGTAATGCAaacttctgagctatccatgTTAAAGCACAGCATGTGCGTTCCAGCAAAGAGTACCaggcttcgtagggtgtgaatttcttgctcagatagtatattgtctgctcctttcttccagtttcatcatgtttTCCCAAAACGCAACCGAAAGCTCCATCCAGTATAGACAAATAAAGCAGCAGTGGTCTTCCTGGTTCAGGTGGGTCCAGAATGggcggtttggataaatattccttgattttgtcgaaggccttttggcattcttcagtccaacttgttgcagcatctttcctcagcattttgaagatcaGCTCACATATTACTGTTGATTGTTCTATGGAGCgactgatgtaattaagacgccCTAAAAAGCTcgtcacatctttcttattctttggaggtggcaagtCTTGGATTTCTTTGACTTTTGATAGGTCTAACTCAATTCCTCTGCGACAGATGATGAATCCTAACAATTTTCCGGCAGGGACTCCGAAAGCACACTTTGTAGGATTCAGTTTCAGATTATACCTTCGAAGCCGATTGAAGAATTTTCTCAGATCCGCTATGTGATCCGTactccttttggatttgatgataacgtcatccacgtacacttctatctctttgtgtatcatgtcatggaaaatagttgtcatggctctcatctaggtggctccggcgttcttcagaccaaatggcatcattttataacaatat
This region of Nicotiana tomentosiformis chromosome 4, ASM39032v3, whole genome shotgun sequence genomic DNA includes:
- the LOC138909743 gene encoding uncharacterized protein translates to MIHKEIEVYVDDVIIKSKRSTDHIADLRKFFNRLRRYNLKLNPTKCAFGVPAGKLLGFIICRRGIELDLSKVKEIQDLPPPKNKKDVTSFLGRLNYISRSIEQSTVICELIFKMLRKDAATSWTEECQKAFDKIKEYLSKPPILDPPEPGRPLLLYLSILDGAFGCVLGKHDETGRKEQTIYYLSKKFTPYEAWYSLLERTCCALTWIAQKFALLLCIHYISHIEDGSTEIYLSEAHAYGAANFKGVGIRAVLVSETDHHYPVSTKLRFPCTNNMAEYEACILGLRLAIDMNVQELLVIGDSDLLVHQIKHKNSTAYRLQMNGAVEAANKNIKKILRKMVDNYKQWHKKLLFALLGYRTAIRTSTGETPYLLVYGTKSVIPAEVEVPSLRIIQETEFSDEEWVQSRYEQLDLIDGKRMNAVCHGQLYHNRMARAFNKRVRPRQFTPR